In Patescibacteria group bacterium, a single window of DNA contains:
- the mtaB gene encoding tRNA (N(6)-L-threonylcarbamoyladenosine(37)-C(2))-methylthiotransferase MtaB, translating to MKTIAICTLGCKLNQAEAEELKEKFEERGLRIVEPLQKADFYIINACAVTQKAEKETRQLISRIKRMFPKTYLIVVGCFPSILRLDREFIGKVDKWIDNKNKEKTDKLILGQIIKKKKGKNDLKKKTRAFIKIQDGCQNYCSYCIVPYLRKEISNKPAQKIIQEIKNREKNGCQEIVLVGTNIGNYRIGKYDLKDLLKEILNKTTIKRIRLSSLWPTLIDSEFVKLIQNNPRICPHIHLSIQSASGEVLEKMNRPYNRKDLEKIIKQLKQIKDINLTADIIVGFPGESEKDFQETYNFVKSSQFLKIHVFKFSARPGTKASLVEDEISDKIKKTRSNKLIKLGEKLSEKQRKIFINSTSEALIENKRSEYWQGYTPNYLKVFFKSGKDLTNQIVKVKLVKFYQDGFMGKLISL from the coding sequence ATCAGGCTGAAGCGGAAGAATTGAAAGAAAAATTTGAAGAAAGGGGATTGAGAATAGTGGAGCCGCTTCAAAAAGCTGATTTTTATATTATCAATGCCTGCGCCGTTACCCAAAAAGCGGAGAAAGAAACTCGGCAGCTTATTTCCCGAATCAAGCGGATGTTTCCTAAAACTTATTTGATAGTTGTTGGCTGTTTTCCTTCCATTCTCAGGCTTGATCGCGAATTTATCGGCAAGGTTGATAAATGGATTGATAACAAAAATAAAGAAAAAACCGACAAACTTATTTTGGGACAAATCATTAAAAAGAAGAAAGGCAAAAATGATTTAAAAAAGAAAACGAGAGCGTTTATTAAAATTCAGGATGGATGCCAAAATTATTGTTCTTATTGTATTGTTCCTTATTTGCGAAAAGAAATTTCAAACAAGCCGGCGCAAAAAATCATTCAGGAAATTAAAAATAGAGAAAAAAACGGCTGCCAGGAAATAGTTCTGGTCGGCACCAACATCGGCAACTACCGGATAGGGAAATATGATTTGAAGGATTTGTTAAAAGAAATTTTAAATAAAACCACCATCAAGAGAATAAGGCTTTCCTCGCTTTGGCCGACCTTAATTGACTCGGAGTTCGTCAAATTAATTCAGAATAATCCGAGAATTTGTCCGCACATTCATTTGTCAATTCAATCCGCTTCCGGCGAAGTTTTGGAAAAAATGAATCGCCCCTACAATCGCAAAGATTTGGAAAAAATAATAAAACAACTTAAACAGATTAAAGATATCAATCTCACGGCCGATATTATCGTCGGTTTCCCCGGAGAGAGCGAGAAAGATTTTCAAGAAACTTATAATTTCGTCAAATCAAGTCAATTTTTGAAAATTCATGTTTTTAAATTTTCCGCCCGCCCGGGCACCAAAGCTTCTCTTGTTGAAGACGAAATTTCGGATAAAATAAAAAAAACAAGAAGCAATAAATTGATTAAGCTCGGCGAGAAATTATCAGAAAAACAAAGGAAAATATTCATTAATTCAACTTCGGAAGCGTTGATTGAAAACAAAAGAAGCGAATATTGGCAAGGATATACCCCGAATTATCTCAAAGTTTTTTTCAAAAGTGGTAAAGATTTAACCAATCAAATAGTCAAAGTGAAATTAGTTAAATTTTATCAAGACGGTTTCATGGGCAAATTAATTTCTTTATGA
- a CDS encoding ATP cone domain-containing protein yields MKITKIYKRDGTIVPFHQIKITHAIYKAAQEAGGHDMNLAEKLSDMVVDIVENHSPETIPTVEEIQDIVEQVLIKEGHIKTSKLYILYRQKRKELREKRDKKEIENIPYKTIWQSLVWNLEHSCDTISKLNEHVEAGTFSQLIKDSEARYDEEISKVAASIKENLNRVKLLIISGPSSSGKTTTTQRIAEELKREGMDFIKLTVDNYFYSLKYQLKDDYSDYDFEGPYALDIPLINQHLADLLRGKEIDVPRYNFQLGCREEKTDKLKLKGNQIILIDSHFGIYDKLTEIVPEDKKYKLYLETLCQLRDKDGQFVRWTDIRLLRRMIRDVQFRGYNPKETIGHWHYVRQGELKNIIPYIHTADYVFNTSLAYELPILKHCLFKFFPEMIETYKKDPNRQDAYIRAQRVYDLLKEVKELSDKSLVPQNSILREFIGDN; encoded by the coding sequence ATGAAAATTACTAAAATTTACAAACGAGACGGAACAATAGTTCCATTTCATCAAATAAAGATTACCCATGCTATTTACAAGGCTGCCCAGGAAGCCGGGGGACATGATATGAATCTGGCGGAAAAACTTTCGGATATGGTGGTGGATATTGTGGAAAATCATTCGCCCGAAACCATTCCCACGGTTGAAGAAATTCAGGATATTGTTGAACAAGTTTTAATCAAAGAAGGGCATATTAAAACTTCAAAACTTTATATTTTATATCGTCAAAAACGCAAAGAACTGCGAGAAAAAAGAGACAAAAAGGAAATAGAGAATATACCTTATAAAACTATTTGGCAAAGCTTGGTTTGGAATTTGGAACATTCTTGCGACACAATCAGTAAATTAAACGAGCATGTTGAAGCTGGTACTTTTTCTCAATTAATAAAAGATTCAGAAGCAAGATATGACGAAGAGATTTCAAAAGTGGCGGCGTCAATAAAAGAAAATCTTAACAGAGTAAAATTATTGATTATCAGCGGCCCGTCTTCTTCCGGTAAAACCACCACCACTCAAAGAATTGCCGAAGAGCTCAAAAGAGAGGGGATGGATTTTATCAAGCTTACGGTGGATAATTATTTTTACAGTTTAAAATATCAATTAAAAGACGATTATAGCGATTATGATTTTGAAGGTCCTTATGCTTTGGATATCCCTTTGATCAATCAGCACTTGGCGGATTTATTAAGAGGAAAGGAAATTGACGTGCCAAGATATAATTTTCAATTGGGTTGCCGCGAAGAAAAAACCGATAAATTAAAACTTAAGGGCAATCAAATAATTTTAATAGATTCTCACTTCGGCATTTACGACAAATTAACCGAGATTGTGCCGGAAGATAAAAAATACAAGCTTTATTTGGAGACTCTTTGTCAATTGAGAGACAAAGACGGACAATTTGTCAGATGGACCGATATCAGATTATTGAGACGGATGATCAGGGATGTTCAATTCAGAGGTTATAATCCGAAAGAAACAATCGGACATTGGCATTACGTGCGGCAGGGAGAATTGAAAAATATTATTCCTTACATTCATACGGCTGATTACGTTTTTAACACCAGTCTGGCTTATGAACTGCCGATTTTAAAACATTGCCTTTTTAAATTTTTTCCGGAAATGATTGAAACTTATAAAAAAGATCCGAATCGTCAAGACGCTTATATTCGGGCTCAAAGAGTTTATGATTTATTGAAAGAAGTTAAAGAATTGTCGGACAAATCTTTAGTGCCTCAAAATTCAATTTTAAGAGAATTCATCGGCGATAATTAA